One segment of uncultured Roseibium sp. DNA contains the following:
- a CDS encoding RES family NAD+ phosphorylase has protein sequence MTFTYSGKLYRALNPVYAHEPMSGRGAEFYGGRFNPKSVPALYASTSVLTALREANQVGDLQPTTLVCYRARIEMVFDTGDAEALGAAGLDEAAVADPSWRDQMRTTGEARTQHFARKLIAAGYNGLLVRSFAKGPGSNDRNLVLWKWAEVGSASLELIDDEDRLR, from the coding sequence GTGACGTTCACCTATTCGGGAAAGCTCTACCGGGCGCTCAATCCGGTTTACGCGCACGAGCCGATGTCGGGACGCGGAGCAGAATTCTATGGCGGCCGGTTCAATCCCAAGAGTGTTCCGGCACTCTACGCTTCGACATCTGTGCTGACTGCCTTGCGGGAGGCCAACCAAGTGGGCGATCTGCAACCGACGACACTGGTCTGCTATCGGGCCAGGATCGAGATGGTTTTCGATACAGGCGATGCGGAGGCACTTGGCGCGGCGGGTCTTGACGAAGCCGCGGTTGCAGACCCAAGCTGGCGTGACCAGATGAGGACAACTGGGGAAGCACGGACGCAACACTTCGCCCGCAAACTAATTGCGGCCGGGTACAATGGATTGCTCGTTCGCAGTTTCGCGAAGGGACCCGGTTCGAACGACAGGAACCTAGTCCTATGGAAATGGGCCGAAGTGGGATCGGCTAGCCTTGAGCTGATCGATGACGAGGATCGGCTGCGGTAG
- a CDS encoding RidA family protein, producing the protein MEDIANMIQRFGQSQRASLAVTYNGTGYFAVTPNAPYDPELSTAEQAVQLLKKADARLAEIGSGKDKLLFVAIILADIGDVADFNEVWDEWVAGIAPPSRACFQSQLANPALKVEMIMVCASEAG; encoded by the coding sequence ATGGAAGACATCGCGAACATGATCCAGCGTTTCGGGCAAAGCCAGCGGGCGAGTCTTGCCGTGACTTATAACGGAACCGGTTATTTCGCCGTAACTCCGAACGCACCTTATGATCCTGAGCTGTCGACGGCGGAACAGGCCGTTCAGCTCCTCAAAAAGGCGGATGCGCGGTTGGCGGAGATCGGCTCCGGCAAGGACAAGCTGCTGTTCGTCGCGATCATCCTTGCGGATATCGGGGATGTGGCAGATTTCAATGAAGTCTGGGACGAATGGGTGGCTGGTATCGCGCCGCCGTCGCGCGCCTGTTTTCAGAGCCAGCTTGCCAATCCGGCATTGAAAGTCGAAATGATCATGGTCTGCGCCAGCGAGGCCGGTTGA
- a CDS encoding ABC transporter ATP-binding protein — translation MSSYLQLSGINKTFDQFVALDSVDLQIEKGEFVTFLGPSGSGKTTTLMIIAGFEKATRGTVEIGGASLSGLAPHERNIGIVFQNYALFPHKTAEDNVYFPLQMRGVKRAEGLAKAREMLELVGLQGFSHRYPKELSGGQQQRVALARALVFEPSLLLLDEPLGALDKNLREQMQIEIKRIQKQLGVTTIFVTHDQTEAMSMSDRIVVFEKGKIQQAGTPLDIYHRPETTFVAGFIGESNLIPARITDVSAGTATSDVLGVCAYAADDQVDVTAGQNVTLLIRPEHIKLSRKAVEGRKNVSMDVETIVNYGDNALVIGRVGGFSMRVRVLGADVVIIKEGEVCNISWLPESVFVIDR, via the coding sequence ATGAGCAGTTACCTTCAGCTTTCAGGCATCAACAAGACGTTCGATCAGTTCGTCGCGCTGGACAGCGTCGACCTGCAGATCGAAAAAGGCGAGTTCGTCACGTTTCTCGGCCCGAGCGGGTCCGGCAAGACCACCACCTTGATGATCATCGCGGGCTTCGAGAAGGCTACGCGCGGGACCGTCGAAATCGGTGGCGCGTCCCTGTCCGGGCTGGCCCCGCATGAGCGCAATATCGGCATCGTGTTCCAGAACTATGCCCTGTTTCCGCACAAGACCGCGGAGGACAATGTCTATTTCCCGCTGCAGATGCGGGGTGTGAAGCGCGCCGAGGGTCTGGCAAAGGCCCGCGAAATGCTCGAGCTTGTCGGCCTGCAGGGGTTCAGCCACCGCTATCCGAAGGAACTTTCCGGCGGTCAGCAGCAGCGTGTCGCCCTTGCCCGTGCGCTTGTCTTTGAACCCTCGCTTCTGCTGCTCGACGAACCGCTCGGCGCGCTCGACAAGAACCTGCGTGAGCAGATGCAGATCGAGATCAAGCGGATCCAGAAGCAGCTTGGCGTCACCACCATCTTCGTCACCCATGACCAGACCGAGGCCATGTCCATGTCCGACCGGATCGTGGTGTTCGAAAAGGGCAAGATCCAGCAGGCGGGCACGCCGCTCGACATCTACCACCGCCCGGAAACGACCTTCGTTGCCGGCTTCATCGGTGAAAGCAATCTGATCCCGGCCCGGATCACCGACGTTTCCGCCGGCACCGCGACCAGCGACGTCCTCGGTGTCTGCGCCTATGCGGCCGACGATCAGGTCGATGTCACCGCCGGCCAGAATGTCACCCTGCTGATCCGGCCCGAGCACATCAAGCTGTCGCGCAAGGCGGTCGAAGGCCGCAAGAATGTCTCCATGGATGTCGAGACGATCGTCAACTACGGCGACAACGCCCTGGTGATCGGCCGGGTCGGTGGCTTTTCCATGCGGGTGAGGGTGCTCGGTGCCGATGTGGTGATCATCAAGGAGGGCGAAGTCTGCAATATCAGCTGGCTGCCCGAATCCGTATTTGTAATCGACCGCTAG
- a CDS encoding type II toxin-antitoxin system RelE/ParE family toxin translates to MVKLLRTADFDKWLSRLKDGRAVARIADRLDRLAMGNPGDVKHVGEGVSELRIAYGPGYRVYFLQKGSIVILLLCGGDKGSQSRDIKNAKALAEKWKDQL, encoded by the coding sequence ATGGTTAAACTACTTCGCACAGCCGATTTCGACAAATGGTTGTCCCGGCTCAAGGATGGTCGGGCCGTCGCCCGCATCGCGGACAGGCTGGACCGTTTGGCAATGGGCAATCCGGGCGACGTTAAGCACGTGGGCGAAGGCGTGTCGGAACTTCGGATCGCCTATGGCCCCGGCTATCGCGTGTATTTCCTGCAGAAGGGATCAATCGTGATCCTGCTTTTGTGCGGCGGTGACAAAGGCAGCCAGTCGAGGGACATTAAGAACGCGAAGGCTTTGGCCGAGAAATGGAAGGATCAGTTATGA
- a CDS encoding addiction module antidote protein: MTTEKLTRYDSADYLTDETRVEAYLEAAMEDDDPSVIAHALGVVARARNMSQLARDTGISREGLNKALSGQGNPTLETIMKVSKALGLRMAFHSVKASTLEGERDLSAT; this comes from the coding sequence ATGACCACCGAGAAACTTACCCGCTATGACTCCGCCGACTACCTGACGGATGAAACGCGCGTTGAGGCATATCTTGAAGCCGCAATGGAAGATGACGACCCGTCAGTTATCGCCCATGCTTTGGGTGTCGTGGCGCGCGCGCGCAACATGAGCCAGCTTGCCCGAGATACCGGGATTAGCCGTGAAGGGCTCAACAAGGCGCTTTCCGGCCAAGGTAATCCGACCCTTGAAACCATCATGAAAGTGTCTAAAGCGCTTGGTTTGCGCATGGCTTTTCATTCCGTCAAAGCGTCCACCCTTGAAGGTGAGCGCGACCTGTCCGCAACCTGA
- a CDS encoding ABC transporter permease, producing MNRFFRWFGIAVVVFIAAPLVIVVPMSFSSASSLQFPPPGYWLGYYHAYFTDMSWLRPTWNSIIIASANTVLTMALVIPATFALVRHRFVGKSVANLMMLMPMAVPHIVMAVGYYSYFGELGLVHSHMGVILAHSCLSVPIAFLVLSANLKGFDRTLERAALSLGATPAKTFIHVTLPILRPGILISALFAFIQSFDETVVAIFISGRNAETLPRKMFDSIRQEADPVIAVISSLLFAIVIAALISPHLVALLRRLFNRAPSAADTA from the coding sequence ATGAACCGCTTCTTCCGATGGTTCGGCATTGCCGTGGTGGTGTTCATCGCAGCACCCCTGGTCATCGTGGTGCCGATGTCCTTTTCCTCCGCGTCGTCCCTGCAGTTTCCGCCTCCCGGCTACTGGCTTGGCTACTACCACGCCTATTTCACCGACATGAGCTGGCTCCGGCCGACGTGGAACAGCATCATCATCGCCAGCGCCAACACCGTTTTGACCATGGCCCTGGTGATCCCGGCGACCTTTGCCCTTGTGCGGCACCGGTTCGTCGGCAAGAGCGTGGCGAACCTGATGATGCTGATGCCGATGGCGGTTCCGCATATCGTCATGGCGGTCGGCTATTACTCCTATTTCGGCGAGTTGGGGCTGGTGCATTCCCATATGGGCGTGATCCTGGCGCATAGCTGCCTGTCCGTGCCGATCGCCTTTCTGGTGCTCTCCGCCAATCTCAAGGGCTTCGACCGGACGCTGGAACGGGCCGCCCTCAGCCTGGGCGCCACCCCGGCGAAGACCTTCATTCACGTCACGCTGCCGATCCTGCGGCCCGGCATCCTGATCAGCGCGCTGTTCGCCTTCATCCAGTCCTTCGACGAAACTGTCGTTGCCATCTTCATCTCGGGCCGAAACGCGGAGACATTGCCGCGCAAGATGTTCGACAGCATCCGGCAGGAAGCCGATCCCGTCATCGCGGTGATCTCGTCGCTCCTGTTCGCGATCGTCATCGCGGCCCTGATCTCCCCCCATCTGGTCGCGCTCCTGCGCCGGCTGTTCAATCGTGCGCCGTCCGCGGCGGACACGGCCTGA
- a CDS encoding FAD-binding oxidoreductase, whose translation MIDRLRQSGEDLGLLTETGDKASYLADGTRREGSEPSIVIRPKTTASVSFALKTCHEFRQPVALQGGLTGLSGGARPRAGEVVLSLERMSALEAVDQEDASVIAEAGVSLQAVQEAADRADLMVGVDIGARGSATIGGAISTNAGGIRVLRYGMFREQVTGVEVVLADGTIVSSMRGLAKDNTGLDLRHLVIGTEGTYGVVTRARLRLHPKPSFSRNALCAVSSADGAMDLLKHMRGALGPTLSAFEGIWPETYEGAATFCGIRPLETGAELYVLLEMQGFGNASNPEALEDALMKACDKGLCSDCVVSQSGRDFDNIWAVREACPEYTFSLGRLRGHDISLPPQRIRKFVEVARREIARIDPGATVHIYGHLGDGNLHFILNSGVPDQVSPAIYRLAAEFGGTISAEHGVGFDKTPYLPLVRSEKEIDLMRRVKQVLDPEGLLNPGRIFS comes from the coding sequence TTGATTGATCGGCTGCGTCAGTCCGGCGAAGATCTCGGGCTTTTGACCGAAACCGGGGACAAGGCCAGTTACCTCGCGGATGGGACCCGGCGCGAAGGGAGCGAACCGTCAATCGTCATCCGGCCGAAGACAACCGCGAGTGTCTCCTTCGCCCTGAAGACCTGTCATGAATTCCGGCAGCCGGTTGCCCTTCAGGGTGGGCTGACCGGACTGTCCGGCGGAGCCCGTCCTCGGGCGGGCGAAGTTGTCCTGTCCCTCGAACGAATGTCGGCCCTCGAAGCCGTCGATCAGGAGGACGCAAGCGTTATCGCCGAGGCCGGTGTCTCGCTTCAGGCCGTGCAGGAGGCCGCGGACCGGGCAGATCTCATGGTCGGTGTCGATATCGGCGCAAGAGGGAGTGCGACCATCGGTGGCGCGATCTCGACCAATGCCGGCGGAATCCGGGTCTTGCGCTATGGCATGTTCCGCGAACAGGTGACGGGCGTGGAGGTTGTTCTCGCGGATGGCACCATAGTGTCGTCGATGCGCGGCCTTGCAAAGGACAACACCGGTCTTGATCTCCGGCATCTGGTGATCGGAACCGAGGGAACGTACGGGGTGGTTACCAGGGCCAGACTGAGGCTCCATCCGAAGCCTTCATTTTCCAGAAATGCCCTCTGCGCCGTTTCTTCGGCTGATGGTGCCATGGACCTCCTGAAGCATATGCGCGGCGCTCTGGGGCCGACGCTGAGCGCTTTCGAAGGTATCTGGCCGGAGACTTACGAAGGTGCGGCCACGTTTTGCGGGATAAGGCCACTCGAAACTGGCGCCGAGCTGTATGTTCTTCTGGAGATGCAGGGATTTGGGAACGCAAGCAATCCTGAAGCCCTGGAAGACGCGCTGATGAAGGCTTGTGACAAAGGCCTCTGCAGTGACTGTGTCGTTTCCCAGTCCGGGCGCGACTTCGACAATATCTGGGCCGTTCGCGAAGCCTGTCCGGAGTATACCTTTTCGCTCGGCAGGCTCCGGGGCCATGATATCAGCCTGCCTCCGCAGCGGATCCGGAAGTTCGTGGAGGTTGCCAGGAGGGAGATAGCCAGGATCGATCCCGGGGCCACGGTTCATATCTACGGTCACCTTGGCGATGGCAATCTGCATTTCATCCTGAATTCCGGTGTGCCTGATCAGGTGTCACCGGCGATCTACCGGCTGGCAGCGGAATTCGGCGGGACCATCTCCGCGGAGCATGGCGTCGGCTTTGACAAGACTCCTTATTTGCCGCTTGTGCGAAGCGAGAAAGAAATAGATCTGATGCGCCGCGTAAAACAGGTGCTCGATCCGGAGGGGCTGCTCAACCCTGGACGTATATTCAGCTGA